The Caloenas nicobarica isolate bCalNic1 chromosome 15, bCalNic1.hap1, whole genome shotgun sequence genome includes a region encoding these proteins:
- the LOC135995040 gene encoding corticoliberin-like has protein sequence MRVRMISAASVLVLLFLPSETCSPLQWPRGPSRRLTLAPQPTWEPWPGAPQPLDPPASPLPQRLCQPGGAEPTPAPRTPRGLQTGKRRDSKPNSLDLTFHLLREFLEMSREERLAQKALSNKLLLQSIGK, from the coding sequence ATGCGGGTCAGGATGATTTCGGCTGCCTCTGTCCTCGTCCTGCTCTTCCTGCCCTCGGAGACCTGCTCACCCCTGCAGTGGCCCCGAGGCCCGTCCCGCAGGCTGACCCTGGCCCCCCAACCCACCTGGGAGCCCTGGCCGGGAGCCCCGCAACCCCTGGacccccccgccagccccctgCCTCAAAGACTGTGCCAGCCCGGTGGGGCAGAGCCCACCCCGGCCCCCCGCACCCCACGGGGGCTGCAAACCGGCAAGAGGCGAGACAGCAAACCCAACTCGCTGGATCTCACCTTCCACCTCCTGCGCGAGTTCCTGGAGATGTCCCGGGAGGAGAGACTGGCCCAGAAGGCGCTCAGCAATAAGCTCTTGCTGCAGAGTATAGGAAAATGA